The DNA window AGCCGGCCATCGGCCTCGCCGAGGAGTCGGGCGTTCCCCTGTGGGCCCAGATCCCCTTCGATCCGGCGATCGCCGCCCACACGGACGCCGGCCGACCCATCGTGTCCGAGGCACCGGAATCGGAGGCCGCTCTAGCTTTCGTCGAACTCGCCCGCCGAGTGAGCGAATGAAGTTCCTGTGCGTGGACTGCGACAGCGTCATGGACTTCGCGGAGCGTCAGCTTCCGGGAGACGGCACGATGGCGGCGGTGTTCCGGTGCGGACGCTGCGAGCGGGAGGTCGCCATGCTCACGAACCCCATGGAGACGCGCCTCGTGTCCGGGCTCGGCGTGAAGGTGGGGGGCAAGGCGATCCCCGATCAGCCCATGGAGCTCGTGCGCAGCAGCATGGCGGACGGCCGCGAGGACGCCTTCGTCGACCGGGACGGCCCCGCTGGCGGGAGCGATCCAGCCGGCGCCGAGCCGACACGGCGGCCCGGACCGGTCACCTGGAGCCCGCAGGCGCGCGAGCGACTGGAGAACGTGCCCTCGTTCGTGCGCGGCATGGTCAAGCGCATCTACACGGAGTGGGCCTGGGAGCAGGGCGTCGCGGAGATGACCCCCGAGATCATGGACCGCGCGCGCACGGAGTTGGGTCTGGAGGGGATGTGAGCGATCCGGCGTCCGCCCCTACGGCCCGGGACCGGAAGTTCCGCCAGGCGGCGATCGTCTACCTCCACGTGGGCGTCCTCTACGAGGCCGCGGTCGTGGCGCTGTGGAGGGCCGGCCTCGTGCCCGACCGCGGGCCGGTCGGGCTGTGGCTGCTGGTGGGCGCGCTCATCACCGGCGGCGTCACCTGGGCGCTGTGGCGGTACCGTAGCCCGTGGGTTCCGCGGGCCATCTGGGCGCTCCACGCGCTCAGGCTTCCGAGCGTGATAGGGGGCGCCTTCGGGCTGGATCAGACGACGACGCTCCCACGGGGGTTGTGGACCCTGGCGCTGATCGCCGTGCTGATCAACCTCGGTTTCCTGGCGCGCGCGGGGTGGGACCTCTGAGGCAGCTCGGCGGGGCCGCCTACATTTCCTCGAACACGCCCTTCTCGGCGTTCTTGCGCACGCGGTCCCAGGCGAAGAAGCGGCCGTTCATGGCCACGTAGGCTCCGGGCGCAAGCACCTGCGCGAAGGACAGCGCCGATCCCAGGTTGAACAGCCCGTCCGAGGAGCCGAACGCCCAGGGGATCATCGCCCCCGTCAGAACGACCGTCTTGTCCGGCGCGGCTTCGGCGATGACGCGCGCGGTATCGACCATCGTGTCCGTGCCGTGCGTGACCACCACATGCTTCTCCGGACAGTCCCGCACGGCGGCGGCGACCCGATTCCGATCCGAGTCGGTCATTTCGAGGCTGTCGATCATCATCAGGGTCTCGACCGCCACGTCCAGCCGACTGCGCGCGCGCGCCAGCATGTCCGGCAGGTGCGTGCCCTTGAAGTAGAGCGCGCCCCGCAACTCGTCGTACTCCTTGTCGAAGGTCCCGCCGGTCACGAGCACCCGGACCGGCGGCGACCCATGGCCTGCGCCGCTCAAGCGTAGCTCCCGCTTCCCGTTCACCCTGCATTCCGCGCCTCCGAGCGCGGACCAGGCCACAATCGCGCGCGTTGGACGGCGCGGTCAAGGTGCCGCAACCGGGCCCCCGGAAAACGCTTCCGAGCCCCCTCCGTTCGAGGTGAAAAACGGCGGTCCCGTGCCCGCGGCCCGCCATTTGACACTCGGCCGCGACAGCGCCTATACTCGCGCCTTCAGTACGGCTATGTAGGTACCGGTAATCGGATTGCGCACGGCGGCCCGCCCGCCGTTCAGTCTAGAAGTTGGCGGCTCGAGAAGCTGCACGCGCCGTAGCGGCGACGAACGATGCAGCGGTTGGCCACGGGGCTGACCGCTGCATCATCTGACAGGGTGGCACCTGCCGATGCGCCCCGAGGGGGCGCCGAGGATTGGCGCGGAGAGCCGCGCCCGATTCGGTCCCATGCCACCTCGCCGCATGGCGTATACGTCCCAAGCGCGACGGAGATGCCGCAAGGCGATGTCTGCCCTCTACCGAGAAGTCCTGGTACCCGTAGACAATTCGCGAGAATCGGATATCGCGGTGGACCGCGCCATCGAGGTCTGCCGCAGCTCCGACGGCCGCATCACGGGTACTCACGTCTACGCCGCCCGGCTGCACGACGTGCGGTTTCGCCAGCTCGAGGTCGGCCTCCCCGCGCAGTTCCAGGAGCCGGCCGAGATCAAGCGGCAGCGCAAGATCCACGACAAGCTGATCGAGAAAGGGCTGCAGCTCATCTCGGACAGCTTCCTGGACCAGGTCGACGCGCGCTGCAAGGCGGCGGGCGTACCGCTCACCCGCCAGCTCCTGGAGGGTATCAACTACGAGGAGATCGCCAAGGAGGCGAACCGCGGCCAGGGTCGCCTTCCCTCCCTGATCGGCTTCGATCCGAACATCGCCGACAAGTACGACGGCGGAGAGCGCGCACGTTCCGATGTGCTGATGGGCGCGGATGGCAAGCTGGTGGCCGAGGAGGAAGAGCAGGACGACAAGGTGGCCGGGTCCAGCGAGCGCGACTACGACCTGGTGGTCATGGGCGCGCACGGACTCGGCCGGCAGCACTTCAGCCAGCTCGGCGGGGTGGTCGGACGATCGCTGCGTGGCATCGAAAAAGACGTGCTGGTGGTGCGCGACGATCGCGCGCTGGAGGGCGGCTCGTTCATGGTCTGCGTGGACGGCTCCGCGTACGGCTACAAGGGCATGAGGGTGGCGCTCGAGCTCGCCCGCCTGTACGGCGCCAAGCTGTACGTGTGCAGCGCGTTCGACGTGGAATACCACCACGTGGTCTTCAACAACATCAAGGACGTGCTGTCCGTCCAAGCGTCCAAGGTCTTCAAGTTCGAGGAGCAGGAAGAGCTCCACAACAACATCATCGACAAGGGCCTGCTCAGGCTCTGCCAGGCCAACGTCAGGCGCGCCCAGGTGATGGCCGAGGAGTACCCCGACGTCGAGGTCGAGACCCAGATCCTGATCGGCAAGCCGTTCCAGGTCGTGCTGCAGTGGGCGGAGGAGGTGGAGCCGTCGTTGCTGGTTCTGGCCCGCCATGGCTCGCACCGGATCGACGGCACGGAGCTGGGCTCGCAGGCGGAAAACCTGGTGCGCCTCGCCCCCACCAACGTGCTCCTCATCGGCACCACGGACGTGCGGCCCGAGGAAATCCCCTGGATCGAAGAGGACGGCGAAAAGGGGCTCGAGTGGGCTCCCGAGGCGGAGGTCAGGATCCTTCGGGTGCCGCCCTTCGCGCTCGGCATCGCGCGCAAGGCGGTGGAGGAATTCGTCCTGGAGCACCACGGCCCGGGCAGCATCTACGCCGCGGCGTTCGTCGACGAAGGCTTCGGCAAGCTGGCCGCGGACAACGGCAGCGGCGCCATCGCCAACGGTCACGACATCCCCATGCAGGTCACGGCCGGGCCGCATGGCCCCGTGGCCGCGCCGTCGAAGGAGGACCTGCCCGTCGTCACCGGCGAGCGATTGGACGAGGCGATTCGCAAGCTGCTGCCCACGCACATGCAGCTCATCATGGGCATCGGCACGGCGGAGGAGCTGGCGCTCGCCGAGGTCAAGGCCGAGCAGGCCATGAAGCGGACGGTCGTCGAAGGACACGACGCGGACGGCCTGGACGAGGCGCCGCCGGTCGAGGCCAAGTGCCCCTACACCGGCGCCATCCAGCAGCGCCAGCGCGACGAGCGCGACGCCATCGTGTGGACCGCCGAAGCCTTCGGGCGGCTGCGTCAGGTGCCGCTCATCGCCCGGCCGCTGGCCCGCAACACGGTGGAGAAGTTCGCCCGCGGGCACGGCCACTGGCGCGTTACCACGCCCATCATGGACGATAACAAGCAGGCCATGATCGAGGCGGACGAATTCGACCTGGACACCATGCTGGTGATGTTCAAGGAGCTGCAGACCAAGCAGCTCAAGGCGGCGGCCGAGGGCGTGGACGGGCTCAGCGAGGAGATGCGCGCGTTCATCGAAGAGGCCAAGGCGAGCGGCGTCACGCGCTGCCCGATCCGGGACATCGAGGCGCAGGCCGACAAGTGCCCGGTGGATTTCAAGTTGGCGTCGCCGGAGGAAGCCAGGCGCGCGATGGAGATGTTCGTGACTGAGGGGGGCGGGGTGGAAGAAGGGGAAAAGGCTTGAGCCCTATCCCGGCGTGATGGGACGTCTCCCCGTGCTGGACCTCCCCACCGGGAGAGACACCGGCTCAGACGGACTGCTTCCCTGGACCGGGCAGAGCGTCGCGTCCGCGCCGGAGGCCCATGCGCGGCGGGCGGGGCACCTTCCGCACGTCGTCGCCTGGAATCTCACCCGCCGCTGCAACCTCGCCTGCTCTCACTGCTACATCGCCGCCGGCTCCTGGCATACCGAAGACGCGGAGCTGGACACCGCCGAGGTGTTCCGCATCACCGACGAGATCCTCGCGGTGAACCCGGCTCCGATGTTCGTGCTGAGCGGCGGCGAGCCGCTGCTGCGGCCCGACCTGGAGGACATCGCCCGGCAGGCGGCGCGCGGCGGCGCCACGGTCGTCGTGGGCACCAACGGCACGCTGCTGACCGAGGAGCGCATCGCGGGGCTCAAGGACGCGGGCGTGCGCGGGGTGGCGATCAGCGTGGACTCGCTCGACGCCCGTTACCACGACCGCTTCCGGCACGGAGGTGGGGCGCTGGAGGACACGCTCGCCGCCGTAGGACGGCTGCGCGAGGCCGAGCTGGACTTCATCGTCCAGACCTCGCTGACCGCCGGCAATCGCGCAGAGATCGGCCGGATCGCGCAGTGGGCCGCCGACGCGGGGGCGGTGAGCTTCAACCTGTACTTCCTGGTGGCGACCGGGCGCGGCGAGCGCATGCGCGGCCTCACCCCGGAGGAGAACGAGGCCGTCCTGCTGGACGTGGTCGAGCTGGAGCGGCGCTACCGCGGGCGCATGATGGTCCGCACCAAGTGCCAGCCCCAGCTCATGCGACACGTGACGGAGGGTGACCCCGACTCCCCGCTGCTGGGCTACGAGACGCGCTGCCCGTGCGGGATCCACTACTGCCGCATCACGCCGGAAGGGAAGCTCACCCCCTGCCCGTACGCGCCCGTGGTAGCGGGAGACCTGCGCTCCGAGTCGTTCGCCGACGTGTGGTTCGGGTCGCCGGCGCTCAACGCGCTGCGCGGGGGCGAGCTCGGCGGTAAGTGCGGCGCCTGCGAGTACCGGCGGGTGTGCGGCGGCTGCCGCGCCCGGGCGCTTGCGGACACGGGCGACCTGCTCGGTGCCGACGAATCGTGCGCCTACGAGCCCACGGGCGAGGCGGCGGTCGTGGAGCCCGAGCGCACGATCACCTACGGGGCGTCGTTCGAGGGCGAGCTGCCCTGGGATGAGGACGCGCGAGAGCGCATCGCGCGCGCCCCCAGCTTCGTGCGCGGCGTGGTGTCGCAGAGGGTCGAATCTTTCGCGCGCGCGCGTGGCCACACGCGCGTGACCACCGAAGTCATGGACGAGGTGCGACGGTCTATGCCCGTGGATTTCTCGAAGCGGATGCCCTTCTTCATGAGGGGGGACCGATGATCCGAGGCGGTGGCAGGTGGCGTGGCTGGGCGGCGCTGCTCGGGGCTATGGCGCTGGTGGCGGTCGGGGTCGCGCTGGCCGAACCGGCCTGGGCCCAGACGGCCGCGCCTGCGGGCCGCGAGTACGGCGATTTCCCCATCGTCGGCGGCCGCATCGTGGTCTGGGTATCCGCTCAGATCCACCTGATGTTCGCTGCCTTCGTGCTGGGCGTGCCGATGTTCGCCGTGGTCGCCGAAGCCATAGGCATGTTCGGCGGCGAGAAGCGCTACGACAGGCTGGCCAAGGAGTTCACGCGGCTGCTGCTGATCGCCTACAGCGCCACCGCCATCTGGGGCGCCATCCTGAGCTTCGCGCTGGTCATCATCTACCCGCGCTTCTGGACCCACATGATGGAGATCTTCGAGATCTCCGTGTGGTTCTACCTGGGCCTGTTCTTCCTCGAGTCGTTCACGCTGTACCTGTATTACTACGGCTGGGAGCGTTGGAGCACCGGGCGCGCGAAGATGGCGCACTGGGGCATGGGCATCCTGCTCAATGTGTGGGGCACCGCGGTGATGTTCATCGCCGACTCATGGCTGAGCTACATGATGAGCCCCGCCGAGGGCGTCACGGCGGACACGCCGCCGGGCGACATCGGCGTGTGGTCGGCCATCGTCAACCCCACCTGGATGCCGATCAACATCCACCGGATCATCGCGAACGTGGTGTTCGGCGGCGCCATCGTCGGCGCCTACGCAGCCTTCCGCTTCCTGAACGCCAGCACCGACGAGGAGCGCGCGCACTACGACTGGATGGGCTACGTCGGCAACATCATCGCCATCGGCGCGCTGATCATCCTGCCGTTCGCCGGCTACTACCTGGGGCGCGAGATCTACGAGTACAACCAGCAGATGGGCATCACCATGATGGGTGGGTTCATGAGCTGGCTGTGGATCATCCAGGCGTTCCTGATCGGCGTGCTGTTCCTGGCGGGCAACTACTACCTGTGGGTGGGCATGCAGCGCATCCCGGGCGCCGAACGCTTCGCGCCCTACACCAAGTGGATGCTGCTCGTGCTGGTGCTGGGGGTGATCGTGTGGGCGACGCCGCACACCATGATCGCGAGCCGCTCCGAGCTCGCCGCGATGGGCGGGAGCCACCACCCGTTCCTGGGCGTGCTGGGGGTCATGAGCGCCAAGAACACGGCGGTCAACCTCATGATCTTGACCACGTTCTTGTCGTTTCTTCTCTACCGCCGCGCCAACAAGACTCCCGTCGTCCCGTGGGCGAAGACGGGCACCAGGGTGCAGGGCATGGTGTTCCTGGTGTCATCGGCGGTCGTGCTCTTCTACGGGATCTACGGCTACTTCGTCCCCGCGGTGCAGCGCATCGGTTTCAGCGTCTACCAGGTCCTGGCGGTCTTGATCACGATCGTGGTGGTGGTGGCCATCGACTTCGCGATGGGCAGGGGCGCCGAGTCGCGGGGAGCGATCCGCTGGGGCCAGATGCCGCCACGTTCGCAGTACGCCCTGTTCGTGCTGGCCGTGACCTTCACGTGGCTCATGGGGCTCATGGGCTTCGCGCGCAGCGGCATACGCCAGCACTGGCACATCTGGGAGGTGATGCGCGACACGAGCGAGTGGGCCGCCACCCCGGCGCTCGGCTTCGCCGCCCAGGTGATCACCGCC is part of the Gemmatimonadota bacterium genome and encodes:
- a CDS encoding radical SAM protein, which encodes MGRLPVLDLPTGRDTGSDGLLPWTGQSVASAPEAHARRAGHLPHVVAWNLTRRCNLACSHCYIAAGSWHTEDAELDTAEVFRITDEILAVNPAPMFVLSGGEPLLRPDLEDIARQAARGGATVVVGTNGTLLTEERIAGLKDAGVRGVAISVDSLDARYHDRFRHGGGALEDTLAAVGRLREAELDFIVQTSLTAGNRAEIGRIAQWAADAGAVSFNLYFLVATGRGERMRGLTPEENEAVLLDVVELERRYRGRMMVRTKCQPQLMRHVTEGDPDSPLLGYETRCPCGIHYCRITPEGKLTPCPYAPVVAGDLRSESFADVWFGSPALNALRGGELGGKCGACEYRRVCGGCRARALADTGDLLGADESCAYEPTGEAAVVEPERTITYGASFEGELPWDEDARERIARAPSFVRGVVSQRVESFARARGHTRVTTEVMDEVRRSMPVDFSKRMPFFMRGDR
- a CDS encoding universal stress protein, with the protein product MSALYREVLVPVDNSRESDIAVDRAIEVCRSSDGRITGTHVYAARLHDVRFRQLEVGLPAQFQEPAEIKRQRKIHDKLIEKGLQLISDSFLDQVDARCKAAGVPLTRQLLEGINYEEIAKEANRGQGRLPSLIGFDPNIADKYDGGERARSDVLMGADGKLVAEEEEQDDKVAGSSERDYDLVVMGAHGLGRQHFSQLGGVVGRSLRGIEKDVLVVRDDRALEGGSFMVCVDGSAYGYKGMRVALELARLYGAKLYVCSAFDVEYHHVVFNNIKDVLSVQASKVFKFEEQEELHNNIIDKGLLRLCQANVRRAQVMAEEYPDVEVETQILIGKPFQVVLQWAEEVEPSLLVLARHGSHRIDGTELGSQAENLVRLAPTNVLLIGTTDVRPEEIPWIEEDGEKGLEWAPEAEVRILRVPPFALGIARKAVEEFVLEHHGPGSIYAAAFVDEGFGKLAADNGSGAIANGHDIPMQVTAGPHGPVAAPSKEDLPVVTGERLDEAIRKLLPTHMQLIMGIGTAEELALAEVKAEQAMKRTVVEGHDADGLDEAPPVEAKCPYTGAIQQRQRDERDAIVWTAEAFGRLRQVPLIARPLARNTVEKFARGHGHWRVTTPIMDDNKQAMIEADEFDLDTMLVMFKELQTKQLKAAAEGVDGLSEEMRAFIEEAKASGVTRCPIRDIEAQADKCPVDFKLASPEEARRAMEMFVTEGGGVEEGEKA
- a CDS encoding PCP reductase family protein; its protein translation is MKFLCVDCDSVMDFAERQLPGDGTMAAVFRCGRCEREVAMLTNPMETRLVSGLGVKVGGKAIPDQPMELVRSSMADGREDAFVDRDGPAGGSDPAGAEPTRRPGPVTWSPQARERLENVPSFVRGMVKRIYTEWAWEQGVAEMTPEIMDRARTELGLEGM
- a CDS encoding asparaginase domain-containing protein, whose product is MSGAGHGSPPVRVLVTGGTFDKEYDELRGALYFKGTHLPDMLARARSRLDVAVETLMMIDSLEMTDSDRNRVAAAVRDCPEKHVVVTHGTDTMVDTARVIAEAAPDKTVVLTGAMIPWAFGSSDGLFNLGSALSFAQVLAPGAYVAMNGRFFAWDRVRKNAEKGVFEEM
- a CDS encoding cytochrome ubiquinol oxidase subunit I → MIRGGGRWRGWAALLGAMALVAVGVALAEPAWAQTAAPAGREYGDFPIVGGRIVVWVSAQIHLMFAAFVLGVPMFAVVAEAIGMFGGEKRYDRLAKEFTRLLLIAYSATAIWGAILSFALVIIYPRFWTHMMEIFEISVWFYLGLFFLESFTLYLYYYGWERWSTGRAKMAHWGMGILLNVWGTAVMFIADSWLSYMMSPAEGVTADTPPGDIGVWSAIVNPTWMPINIHRIIANVVFGGAIVGAYAAFRFLNASTDEERAHYDWMGYVGNIIAIGALIILPFAGYYLGREIYEYNQQMGITMMGGFMSWLWIIQAFLIGVLFLAGNYYLWVGMQRIPGAERFAPYTKWMLLVLVLGVIVWATPHTMIASRSELAAMGGSHHPFLGVLGVMSAKNTAVNLMILTTFLSFLLYRRANKTPVVPWAKTGTRVQGMVFLVSSAVVLFYGIYGYFVPAVQRIGFSVYQVLAVLITIVVVVAIDFAMGRGAESRGAIRWGQMPPRSQYALFVLAVTFTWLMGLMGFARSGIRQHWHIWEVMRDTSEWAATPALGFAAQVITACVLIFLGLIGFIFWLGGLVEKPVLADVRADAGGAVALAGANADPARGQ